A part of Halobacillus shinanisalinarum genomic DNA contains:
- a CDS encoding nuclease-related domain-containing protein: MEKRMETTQHKQLASLLGRLPLVHSKRSDVQEQYAIRSAGHFGETTTDHFLQYLHSEEYHVIQDIRLFDGIQHFQIDCLVLTPFFLLIIEVKNFRGKLIFDFEHHQLFRIFEGKKETFPDPFLQVEHQSYQLKMWLDQFNFPEIPTHSFVVVTNPKTVIKTYGPDPEGRRKRIIRPKQILSSVTSLTSIFNREYWDFPQIKTAASRFEKENTPYRGRILEKFNLTIEDLVKGVQCQKCKRFPMERRRDHRVCGWCGFKSKNAHLAALRDFQLLVGNEISNVEFREFAEIKTEYTARRILLENSQSFSGRTKDRKYKLKPDI; this comes from the coding sequence TTGGAAAAAAGAATGGAGACCACACAACACAAGCAACTGGCATCATTACTTGGGCGCCTGCCCCTTGTTCACTCGAAACGCAGCGACGTCCAAGAACAGTATGCCATAAGGTCGGCCGGCCACTTTGGAGAAACTACCACCGACCATTTCCTTCAATACCTTCACTCAGAAGAATACCATGTTATCCAGGACATCCGCCTCTTCGACGGTATCCAACACTTTCAAATTGACTGCCTCGTCCTCACTCCTTTCTTCCTTCTCATTATTGAAGTAAAAAATTTTCGGGGAAAACTTATTTTCGACTTCGAACACCACCAACTTTTCCGTATTTTTGAGGGCAAAAAAGAAACATTTCCAGATCCTTTTTTACAAGTAGAACACCAAAGTTATCAACTTAAAATGTGGCTAGACCAATTCAATTTCCCTGAGATTCCGACTCACTCATTTGTGGTGGTTACCAATCCCAAGACAGTCATCAAGACATATGGACCTGACCCAGAAGGACGAAGAAAGCGTATCATCCGTCCGAAACAAATTCTCTCATCCGTGACAAGTCTAACATCTATATTTAACAGGGAGTATTGGGATTTCCCCCAAATAAAGACGGCAGCGAGTCGCTTTGAAAAAGAAAACACGCCTTATCGCGGCCGTATTCTTGAAAAGTTTAATTTAACAATAGAGGATTTAGTAAAAGGTGTTCAATGTCAAAAATGCAAAAGGTTCCCTATGGAGCGTAGGCGAGACCACCGGGTTTGCGGGTGGTGTGGGTTTAAATCGAAGAATGCTCACTTAGCGGCGTTGCGCGATTTTCAACTTCTTGTGGGAAATGAGATCTCTAATGTGGAATTCCGGGAGTTCGCGGAAATCAAAACGGAATACACAGCGAGAAGGATTTTATTAGAAAATAGTCAAAGCTTTTCCGGACGCACGAAAGACCGAAAATATAAGCTAAAACCTGATATTTGA
- the rlmD gene encoding 23S rRNA (uracil(1939)-C(5))-methyltransferase RlmD: MAKPKPPVQKNETIKLTFEDLTHEGSGVGKVDSYPLFVPYGLPGETAQVKVIKVKKNFGFGKLLEVDKTSEDRVEPPCDVFYQCGGCQLQHMSYSMQLDMKRNQVKNAMKKIGHLEHVPVHETIGMDDPWRYRNKIQIPVGQKEDGQLMTGFYQKRSHNIIDMDTCVIQDEMNDRMVESVRRIASRLGIDAYDEESHRGVLRHIMVRTGQTTKDIMIILVTRTKKLPHKDELIDQLRETFPNVKSVVHNVNPNKTNIILGKETTVLWGDEYIYDTIGDVKFMISPKSFYQVNPTQTKKLYDQALQYADLRGGETVIDAYCGIGTISLFLAQKAKKVYGVEIVPEAVTDAKKNARLNKMDNAEFYVGQAEEIMPWWRNQGLRPDVIVVDPPRKGCDEELLKAMLDMEPERIVYVSCNPSTLARDLRVLEDGGYETKEVQPVDMFPQTEHVECVTYLTPKL; this comes from the coding sequence ATGGCCAAACCAAAGCCACCCGTACAGAAAAATGAAACCATTAAACTTACGTTCGAGGACCTCACCCACGAAGGCAGTGGGGTTGGAAAAGTCGACAGCTATCCCCTGTTCGTCCCCTACGGCCTTCCCGGAGAAACCGCTCAAGTCAAAGTGATAAAAGTGAAGAAAAATTTCGGCTTCGGCAAATTGCTAGAGGTCGACAAAACAAGTGAAGATCGAGTGGAGCCCCCTTGTGACGTCTTCTACCAATGCGGCGGCTGTCAGTTGCAGCACATGAGCTACAGCATGCAGCTTGACATGAAACGCAATCAAGTGAAAAACGCTATGAAGAAAATTGGACATCTTGAGCACGTCCCCGTTCACGAAACAATCGGAATGGACGACCCATGGCGCTATCGTAATAAAATACAAATTCCAGTTGGACAGAAGGAAGACGGCCAACTGATGACAGGCTTTTACCAAAAGCGCAGCCATAACATTATCGACATGGACACCTGTGTCATCCAGGATGAAATGAATGACCGCATGGTGGAATCCGTACGACGTATTGCCAGCCGCCTGGGAATTGATGCGTATGACGAAGAATCCCATCGGGGTGTGTTGCGTCACATTATGGTACGCACGGGACAAACGACGAAGGATATCATGATCATCCTCGTAACCCGTACGAAAAAGCTGCCCCATAAAGATGAACTGATCGATCAATTACGTGAAACTTTTCCAAACGTGAAGTCGGTTGTTCATAATGTGAACCCCAATAAGACAAATATCATTTTGGGAAAAGAAACGACCGTTCTATGGGGCGATGAATACATTTACGACACGATTGGTGACGTGAAATTCATGATCTCGCCAAAATCCTTTTACCAAGTCAACCCGACACAAACGAAGAAGCTCTATGATCAAGCATTACAGTATGCTGACTTGCGCGGCGGGGAAACTGTGATCGACGCCTACTGTGGTATCGGCACCATCTCTCTGTTCTTAGCACAAAAGGCGAAGAAAGTTTATGGGGTTGAAATTGTTCCTGAAGCGGTCACTGACGCTAAGAAAAATGCCCGTTTGAATAAGATGGATAACGCTGAATTTTATGTAGGACAAGCCGAAGAAATCATGCCGTGGTGGCGTAACCAAGGATTACGTCCAGACGTGATTGTTGTTGATCCGCCAAGGAAAGGCTGTGATGAGGAGTTGTTGAAAGCCATGCTGGATATGGAGCCGGAGCGGATTGTCTATGTGTCCTGTAATCCATCGACGCTTGCGCGTGATTTGCGTGTGCTTGAGGATGGGGGTTACGAGACGAAAGAGGTTCAGCCTGTTGATATGTTTCCTCAGACGGAACATGTTGAGTGCGTTACCTATTTAACCCCTAAATTATAG
- a CDS encoding helix-turn-helix transcriptional regulator, with product MKDKFEDYIENKVYEHRVLKRMTQKDLADAVGVSKQTIFVMEKNNYSPSLVLAFRIADFFDVDVNDIFTYVKGSDQNE from the coding sequence TTGAAAGATAAATTTGAGGATTATATTGAAAATAAAGTGTATGAACACAGGGTTTTAAAAAGAATGACACAAAAAGATTTAGCGGACGCTGTCGGTGTATCTAAGCAAACTATATTTGTTATGGAGAAGAATAATTACTCACCTTCTCTTGTTTTAGCTTTTCGAATAGCTGATTTCTTTGACGTAGATGTTAACGATATTTTTACTTATGTGAAAGGAAGTGATCAAAATGAATAA
- a CDS encoding DUF2178 domain-containing protein: MNNESISGKITHTLFDPLRTWVEASTGNWNMLIVSGFVLLIVGLILFFVYFVKMGKTDERTNKIQLNSTLIMLVVIVLCDVIFPKDYMWQIFFLFKYAFAFIASGIYLAVRYKKDFS; this comes from the coding sequence ATGAATAATGAGTCTATCTCAGGAAAAATAACACATACACTCTTTGATCCTTTGAGAACCTGGGTGGAAGCGTCAACTGGTAATTGGAATATGCTTATTGTTAGTGGTTTTGTACTGCTTATAGTCGGATTGATTCTGTTCTTTGTATATTTCGTAAAAATGGGTAAAACTGACGAAAGAACAAATAAAATACAATTAAATAGTACCCTCATTATGTTAGTTGTAATAGTTTTGTGTGACGTTATTTTCCCGAAAGACTATATGTGGCAAATTTTCTTCTTATTTAAATATGCTTTTGCATTCATTGCTTCAGGAATATATCTAGCTGTTCGATATAAAAAGGATTTTTCTTAA
- a CDS encoding polysaccharide deacetylase family protein: MIKRIKLPAWFVIVLLLAGITFGINQVVAKVLEESSESNVPKEKVVSSSVYPGLNIKTKTKETDLYTLSVSQPYTEFNKVNKPIDEWVDKQKKEFTLGIKKSQNMLEKNGIRAHLNIQAETEKLADKIYTLELQAYQITGGANGMTKMKSFVIDLNQKKLLHLDDVFQLDEKAIKDIQNLITAELHSNQKISSYISDDLVKKALNTPEKWKWSVSPKNVTFYFDEYEIAAGAAGAIKVEIPMKKVKPYLNEKFAKKIDVKIPEKENSKEEEEHSEDKVKLDTDGKYVALTFDDGPHPEVTPRILDTLKKHDAKATFFMLGSQVEYYPSLANKVEEAGHEIGNHTMNHQDLTLLQPSKIREEVQKSNRIIENATGQTSTLLRPPYGASNGNVKQVAKHMETPMAMWSVDSLDWKSRNATAVNEEVMSNVAPGSIVLLHDIHPSTADALPQLLTSLEKQGYQMVTVSQLLELREKKGVGPYYGKIG, from the coding sequence ATGATCAAACGTATAAAATTGCCTGCGTGGTTTGTTATTGTTTTGTTGCTTGCTGGAATTACTTTTGGAATAAATCAAGTGGTTGCCAAAGTTTTGGAGGAATCGTCTGAATCAAATGTACCGAAAGAGAAAGTTGTTAGTTCGAGTGTTTATCCCGGTTTGAACATAAAAACGAAGACGAAAGAAACGGACCTCTATACATTATCAGTCAGTCAGCCATATACAGAATTTAATAAAGTTAATAAACCTATTGATGAATGGGTAGATAAACAGAAAAAAGAATTTACATTAGGCATAAAAAAATCGCAAAATATGCTTGAGAAGAATGGTATTCGTGCGCACTTAAATATACAAGCAGAAACGGAAAAACTAGCCGATAAAATCTATACGCTCGAATTACAGGCATATCAGATAACAGGCGGAGCAAACGGAATGACAAAAATGAAGTCATTTGTCATTGATCTGAATCAAAAGAAACTGTTACATCTTGATGATGTTTTTCAGTTGGATGAAAAGGCGATAAAGGACATCCAAAACCTTATTACGGCAGAGTTACACAGCAATCAAAAAATCAGCAGCTATATCTCTGATGACTTGGTAAAGAAAGCCTTAAACACCCCTGAAAAATGGAAGTGGTCTGTCAGCCCTAAGAACGTGACATTTTATTTTGATGAATATGAAATAGCAGCAGGTGCGGCGGGTGCGATAAAAGTGGAAATTCCAATGAAGAAAGTCAAACCGTATCTGAATGAAAAATTTGCCAAAAAAATAGATGTGAAGATCCCTGAAAAAGAAAACAGCAAGGAAGAAGAAGAGCATTCAGAGGACAAGGTGAAACTTGACACGGATGGAAAATATGTCGCGTTGACCTTTGATGATGGTCCTCATCCGGAAGTGACGCCGCGAATTCTGGATACACTAAAAAAGCATGATGCCAAAGCAACATTTTTCATGCTTGGAAGTCAGGTGGAATATTACCCATCCCTTGCCAATAAGGTGGAGGAGGCAGGCCATGAAATTGGAAACCATACGATGAATCATCAGGACTTAACCCTTCTGCAGCCAAGTAAAATTAGGGAAGAGGTCCAGAAATCCAATCGTATTATTGAGAATGCAACCGGCCAAACTTCAACATTATTACGTCCGCCGTATGGTGCATCAAACGGTAATGTAAAACAGGTTGCAAAACATATGGAAACACCAATGGCGATGTGGTCTGTTGATTCGCTTGACTGGAAAAGTCGTAATGCAACAGCGGTAAATGAGGAAGTGATGTCGAATGTTGCACCTGGATCGATTGTGTTACTACATGATATTCATCCTTCAACCGCTGATGCATTGCCGCAACTATTGACCTCCCTGGAGAAGCAGGGCTATCAGATGGTCACTGTTTCACAGCTTCTTGAATTAAGGGAGAAAAAAGGCGTTGGTCCATATTACGGTAAAATAGGTTAG
- a CDS encoding DMT family transporter — MDRPTKNTGLLLVITGAIFWGVGGTVSQKLFQQYAIDVNWLVTIRLLIAGFLLLAVQGFRKDHSQILGVWKNKKTAVQLIIFGLLGMLGVQYTYMASINHSNAAVATLLQYLAPVMIIIYLLVRKQTVLTRQDLLTVSLALVGCFFLLTNGSISQLSVPILAIVWGVLSGAALAFYTLYAVPLLAQYDSLVIVGWAMVIGGFALSFIHSPWRMDFTSLTAEIYFYLVFIIIFGTMIAFWFYIESLQSLSPKETSLLGSLEPLSAVLTTVIWLNEPFGFFQWVGTACIIGMTLLLALNKDPSSKR; from the coding sequence ATGGATAGGCCTACTAAAAACACAGGGTTATTGCTTGTTATAACAGGAGCCATCTTTTGGGGTGTCGGTGGTACGGTTTCACAAAAACTCTTTCAACAATATGCCATAGATGTCAATTGGCTCGTCACCATTCGCCTGCTCATAGCTGGTTTTTTGCTTTTAGCTGTCCAGGGTTTTAGAAAGGACCATTCTCAGATCCTTGGTGTTTGGAAAAATAAAAAGACAGCTGTACAGCTGATTATTTTCGGATTACTCGGCATGCTTGGGGTTCAATACACATATATGGCATCGATTAATCATAGTAATGCTGCTGTTGCAACGCTATTACAATATCTAGCCCCTGTAATGATTATTATTTATTTACTTGTACGCAAACAAACGGTTTTAACACGCCAAGATTTGTTGACGGTTTCGCTTGCTTTAGTTGGTTGCTTTTTCTTATTAACAAATGGATCCATATCACAACTATCTGTGCCTATACTTGCCATCGTTTGGGGTGTTTTATCTGGCGCTGCGTTAGCCTTTTACACGTTATATGCCGTTCCTCTCCTTGCGCAATACGATTCCCTTGTTATCGTTGGCTGGGCTATGGTTATTGGCGGTTTTGCATTAAGTTTTATCCATTCACCTTGGCGAATGGACTTTACAAGCTTAACTGCGGAAATCTATTTTTACCTCGTTTTTATAATCATTTTCGGTACGATGATTGCATTTTGGTTCTATATTGAAAGCTTACAAAGTCTTTCACCTAAAGAAACAAGCCTGTTAGGTAGCTTAGAGCCCCTGTCAGCTGTGTTAACAACGGTCATTTGGTTAAACGAGCCTTTTGGATTTTTTCAATGGGTTGGTACAGCTTGTATTATTGGGATGACTTTATTATTGGCATTGAATAAAGACCCTTCTTCAAAAAGATAA
- a CDS encoding AraC family transcriptional regulator, giving the protein MQIKNIEVDQSLKELTNHRTVALPIACYETTIRQYIQGYIPLHWHDEIQFVLVVKGEATFQINEEKIVVREGDGVFINSGCLHMAEEKNQSGCVYICLNSSPHFVLAQELYIAYVYPYIQATNLPYLYVDANDTWGKNILEAMMKIKQWIQQKPPYYEIDIAAQITLIWQNLIINGFPLEYDQTEALKHYRMKQMLNWIHFHYGEKIMLDDIASAGQLSRSECCRYFKRILKTTPLRYVTDYRIQKSLVLLKNVDANVTEIAYQVGFNSTSYFIDKFRRAMNMTPLAYKKYKMDIRQTNYLIRGISQ; this is encoded by the coding sequence TTGCAAATAAAAAACATCGAGGTGGATCAAAGCTTAAAAGAACTCACCAACCATCGTACAGTCGCTTTACCGATTGCCTGTTATGAAACAACGATTCGTCAATATATACAAGGTTATATACCCCTTCACTGGCATGATGAAATACAATTTGTTTTGGTTGTAAAAGGGGAAGCAACCTTTCAAATAAATGAAGAAAAAATAGTGGTTCGAGAAGGAGACGGAGTGTTTATAAATAGTGGCTGCCTGCATATGGCAGAAGAAAAGAATCAGTCGGGCTGTGTCTATATTTGTTTAAATTCTTCTCCTCATTTCGTTTTAGCACAAGAACTCTACATAGCCTATGTGTACCCCTATATTCAAGCAACTAATTTACCTTACTTATACGTCGATGCAAATGATACTTGGGGGAAAAATATTTTAGAGGCTATGATGAAAATCAAGCAATGGATTCAACAGAAACCACCCTACTATGAAATCGACATCGCCGCACAAATCACACTCATTTGGCAAAACCTCATTATTAATGGTTTTCCGTTAGAATACGATCAAACAGAGGCGTTAAAGCATTATCGGATGAAGCAAATGTTAAATTGGATACACTTCCATTATGGCGAGAAAATTATGCTAGATGATATTGCGAGTGCTGGGCAATTGAGCCGTTCCGAATGTTGTCGATATTTCAAACGAATATTAAAAACAACACCATTACGTTATGTAACTGATTATCGAATTCAAAAAAGCTTAGTCCTACTTAAAAACGTAGATGCCAATGTTACGGAAATTGCCTATCAAGTAGGTTTTAATAGTACAAGCTATTTCATTGATAAATTCCGTAGGGCTATGAATATGACTCCATTGGCATATAAAAAATATAAAATGGATATACGTCAAACAAATTATTTAATAAGAGGTATTTCACAATAG
- a CDS encoding proton-conducting transporter transmembrane domain-containing protein, with translation MITPGFLYITGALLLFLPFNDKIRYLISFLITAGALIVTFYLIPGDRLQLDFLDYTLILFRVDPISKLTGLIFAVGGFAAVTYSIHICSLSSLRLIFMFIGSALTVVFSGDLFTLYVFWELMTISSSFLIIMASDVTKKTGYYYFLMHVAGSLCLLWGIFLQYSATGSLSLNAIEAGIPFFIIAIAVKLAFVGFHTWMPLVYSKAPFYVAVVLSIYTTKVGVYVMSVLLSGINILAYAGLISALFGMVMALGQNQVRKLLSYSIIIQVGYMIMGISIGTAEGITGGIFHLVNHILYKTVLFMAVGVVIYTTGKDHLENLGVMGRKLPVTSIATWVAFMGIAGVPFFNGYMSKTIIKEAIHEPLLTWGLNVMSFGTSLIFLKFIYYGFFKNSNVHLDKKPTVSMQVGLGFLTVMMIVIGIHPFMLENVTNIDLDIHYFDTKHMVSGVQPFLWSIPIFILFKKYLVKDFERYLYFDIYRKMANLFVYSGYKLSNYHDGKLNKYLLWATTTLIILLLLLMF, from the coding sequence ATGATTACTCCAGGTTTCTTATATATCACAGGTGCTTTACTATTATTTTTGCCCTTTAATGATAAAATCAGATACTTAATATCTTTCCTAATTACTGCAGGAGCCCTTATCGTTACTTTTTATTTAATACCTGGTGATCGTTTACAACTGGACTTTCTCGATTATACTTTAATTCTTTTTAGAGTAGATCCTATCAGTAAATTAACAGGATTAATTTTTGCTGTCGGTGGCTTTGCTGCTGTAACTTATTCAATTCATATATGTTCCTTAAGTAGTTTAAGGTTAATATTTATGTTTATTGGTAGTGCGTTGACCGTGGTTTTTTCCGGCGATCTGTTTACTCTATATGTTTTCTGGGAGTTAATGACCATCAGTTCATCTTTTCTTATTATCATGGCAAGTGATGTAACTAAAAAAACGGGGTATTATTATTTTCTCATGCACGTGGCAGGAAGTTTATGTTTATTATGGGGGATATTTTTACAGTATTCGGCTACAGGTAGTTTATCTTTGAATGCGATAGAGGCTGGAATCCCTTTTTTTATCATTGCAATAGCCGTTAAGCTGGCGTTTGTCGGTTTCCATACTTGGATGCCATTGGTTTACAGCAAAGCTCCTTTTTATGTGGCAGTCGTTTTGTCCATCTATACCACAAAAGTGGGAGTATATGTAATGAGCGTCCTGCTGTCTGGGATCAATATTTTGGCATATGCTGGTCTTATTTCGGCTTTGTTTGGAATGGTAATGGCCTTAGGGCAAAACCAGGTTCGTAAATTATTAAGCTATTCCATCATCATCCAGGTTGGTTATATGATTATGGGTATTAGTATTGGTACTGCAGAGGGAATAACAGGGGGTATTTTTCACCTTGTTAATCACATTTTATATAAAACTGTATTATTTATGGCAGTGGGAGTGGTTATTTATACAACAGGGAAGGATCATCTTGAAAATTTAGGAGTCATGGGCAGAAAACTTCCAGTCACTTCAATCGCAACATGGGTAGCTTTTATGGGGATAGCTGGAGTTCCTTTTTTTAATGGATATATGAGTAAAACCATTATTAAAGAGGCAATACATGAACCATTATTAACCTGGGGTTTGAACGTGATGAGTTTTGGGACTTCCCTGATATTTTTAAAATTTATCTATTATGGATTTTTCAAAAATAGCAACGTTCACTTAGATAAAAAACCAACCGTCAGCATGCAGGTAGGTTTGGGATTTTTAACGGTTATGATGATAGTGATTGGTATTCATCCCTTTATGTTAGAAAACGTAACGAATATTGATTTAGATATTCATTATTTCGATACAAAACATATGGTAAGTGGCGTTCAACCCTTTCTTTGGTCCATTCCTATCTTTATTTTATTTAAGAAATATTTAGTGAAGGACTTTGAGAGGTACCTATATTTTGATATTTATCGCAAAATGGCTAACCTATTTGTATATTCAGGCTATAAGTTAAGTAACTATCATGACGGAAAATTAAATAAATATTTGTTATGGGCAACTACCACTTTAATCATTCTGTTGTTATTGTTAATGTTTTAA
- a CDS encoding complex I subunit 5 family protein yields the protein MFLLIIAILFLPVIIFSLKYIKIHKHKYFILTYLMTAGIGGMILTADLFNLYVFLEVSSLSSIALTALKNTDKGIEGTFKYLIMSTLGSFFILLATILTYYLTGTLNMAEISLELNDIPFKIKSTLMAFFVFGYVIKIGLIPFHAWIPDAYEDSPIPYNVLSSGLVMKSAVYALIKVLYIMFGIDFLDESGMLHIGVLWGVMTFIMAHFLAYQQSNLIRLLAYSSIAQIAYITIGLFVGSEGGLIGGNFHILNHAIMKGTLFLVVAIFNSSLSAVDIEDIKGLGYKFPLLSFIFVVASLAIVGLPPFNGFVSKWIIVEAALESGFVYAAFFILVGTFLSLTYYLKVIVSLYTKNEEEQLIEEPGLSLRLPPIFLGILCIVFGIVPSLPLSLINKIPKFLLDNGEYIRILLGG from the coding sequence ATGTTTTTGTTAATCATCGCTATATTATTCTTACCTGTTATTATTTTTTCCCTGAAATATATCAAAATTCATAAACATAAATATTTTATTCTTACCTATTTAATGACAGCCGGTATTGGAGGAATGATTCTTACTGCTGATTTATTCAATCTTTATGTATTTTTGGAAGTCAGTTCTCTGAGTTCTATCGCTTTGACGGCGCTGAAAAATACGGATAAAGGAATAGAAGGTACTTTTAAGTATTTGATCATGTCTACATTAGGGAGCTTTTTTATTTTGCTCGCTACAATCTTAACTTATTATTTAACTGGGACTCTAAATATGGCAGAAATTTCGCTAGAATTAAATGACATACCTTTTAAAATCAAAAGTACACTTATGGCCTTCTTTGTTTTTGGCTATGTAATTAAGATCGGGTTAATTCCTTTCCATGCCTGGATACCAGATGCTTATGAAGATTCCCCTATCCCTTATAATGTCTTATCTTCGGGATTGGTAATGAAATCTGCTGTATATGCATTAATCAAAGTACTATATATTATGTTTGGAATTGATTTTCTGGATGAAAGTGGAATGTTACATATCGGTGTCCTCTGGGGAGTCATGACTTTTATTATGGCTCATTTTTTAGCCTATCAGCAATCAAATTTAATCCGGCTTCTTGCGTATTCCAGTATTGCCCAGATAGCGTATATCACGATCGGATTATTTGTGGGCAGTGAAGGCGGATTAATCGGTGGGAATTTCCACATTCTAAATCATGCCATAATGAAAGGGACTTTATTTTTAGTTGTAGCCATTTTTAATTCTAGTTTAAGCGCTGTTGATATAGAAGATATTAAAGGGCTGGGTTATAAATTCCCCCTACTTTCATTTATTTTTGTGGTTGCTTCCCTTGCAATAGTGGGCCTTCCTCCCTTCAATGGATTTGTAAGTAAATGGATTATTGTTGAAGCAGCTCTAGAATCTGGTTTTGTTTATGCTGCCTTTTTTATTCTGGTGGGAACGTTTTTATCTTTAACGTATTATTTAAAAGTAATCGTTAGCTTATATACAAAAAACGAAGAAGAACAATTAATAGAAGAACCGGGTTTATCTTTACGATTACCGCCTATATTTCTGGGCATTTTATGTATTGTATTTGGTATAGTACCTTCCTTACCTTTAAGTCTCATTAATAAAATCCCAAAATTTTTGCTGGATAATGGGGAATACATAAGAATATTACTAGGAGGTTGA
- a CDS encoding sodium:proton antiporter, which yields MEIPFVVVIILFCLGMYTIITKKNLMKIVIGFTIVESSLILLLILVSYKPGGTAPILDKGYEIVVDPIPHALALTTIVIGGSVTAVMLALVMKIYKRYGTLNIDEVRKLRG from the coding sequence GTGGAAATACCATTTGTTGTAGTCATCATTTTGTTCTGTCTAGGAATGTATACGATCATTACTAAAAAAAATTTAATGAAAATTGTTATTGGATTTACAATTGTAGAATCTTCTTTGATTTTATTATTAATACTCGTGAGTTATAAACCGGGTGGAACTGCTCCTATTTTAGACAAGGGATATGAAATAGTAGTTGATCCTATCCCTCACGCACTGGCCTTAACAACAATTGTCATTGGGGGAAGTGTTACAGCTGTAATGCTAGCGTTGGTGATGAAGATATATAAAAGATATGGAACTTTAAACATAGATGAGGTTCGAAAATTGAGAGGATAA
- the mbhE gene encoding hydrogen gas-evolving membrane-bound hydrogenase subunit E: protein MNRTNEILKNLYKIGLVVMLAIFLLSIFYEMHNLDSDRKRYLSEHYISEGVQETGAINLVASVLYDYRGFDTLGEVTVILTAAAILSFLVPIRKAAILSNTFTIIVDQTIKWMIPFLAVLGGYLILFGHLSPGGSFVGGVVLAIIPILLTIAYGVEISEYKFKPSKKKLIEDIGAVGFILLGFLGVLTGSNFLASGQANFGIGNAGELISARLIPYLNVMIGIKVGAGLAIIFNSLIKEK from the coding sequence ATGAATAGAACAAATGAAATATTAAAAAATCTCTATAAAATAGGACTTGTTGTAATGTTGGCTATTTTCTTATTATCCATATTTTATGAAATGCATAATCTTGATAGCGATCGTAAAAGATATTTATCTGAACACTATATTTCTGAAGGGGTACAGGAAACGGGGGCTATAAATTTAGTTGCTTCAGTCCTATATGATTACCGAGGTTTTGATACTTTGGGTGAAGTAACTGTGATTTTAACTGCTGCTGCTATTTTATCTTTTCTGGTTCCCATAAGAAAAGCAGCCATACTCAGTAATACATTTACAATTATTGTTGATCAAACGATTAAATGGATGATCCCATTTTTAGCCGTTTTAGGAGGGTATTTAATATTATTTGGTCATTTAAGTCCTGGCGGAAGTTTTGTTGGAGGAGTGGTTCTGGCTATCATTCCCATTCTGCTGACCATAGCCTATGGAGTTGAAATCTCTGAATATAAATTCAAACCTTCCAAAAAAAAGTTAATAGAAGATATAGGAGCTGTAGGTTTTATTTTATTGGGATTCCTAGGAGTTTTGACTGGAAGCAATTTTCTCGCTAGTGGGCAAGCCAATTTTGGAATAGGAAATGCGGGAGAATTAATTAGTGCCAGGTTAATACCTTACTTAAATGTCATGATCGGGATAAAAGTAGGAGCTGGTCTGGCCATCATATTCAATAGTTTGATTAAGGAGAAATAA
- a CDS encoding Na(+)/H(+) antiporter subunit B, producing MIDIIFNLLMIFLIITAFFIVFSKNISHSVITLPIFGAILVVIFVILQAPGVALAEAVMTAGLTTVFFVITINKTKD from the coding sequence GTGATAGATATAATCTTTAATCTGTTAATGATCTTTTTAATAATTACCGCATTTTTTATAGTATTTAGTAAAAATATATCTCACTCAGTCATTACTCTTCCCATATTCGGTGCCATTCTAGTAGTTATTTTTGTCATACTCCAGGCTCCGGGTGTCGCTCTGGCTGAAGCGGTAATGACTGCTGGCTTAACGACTGTGTTTTTTGTCATTACGATAAATAAAACGAAGGATTGA